A genomic stretch from Algoriphagus halophilus includes:
- a CDS encoding SDR family NAD(P)-dependent oxidoreductase, which yields MKNYLIIGASSGIGNTLAKILAESGHQVFGTYFKNEVEEDIPNLSFSSLNVMDEDLNLDFLPEKLDGIAYCPGSINLKPFSRIKPEEFIQDYELQVVGAIKVLQAVSSRLKASENSSVVLFSTVAVQKGFNFHTQVAASKGALEGLTRSLASEWAPSIRVNAIAPSITDTPLAQKLLSSEEKKSANAQRHPLKKIGSTQDIAEMANFLLTEKSSWITGQVFHVDGGMAGIN from the coding sequence TTGAAAAATTATTTAATCATTGGAGCTTCTTCAGGAATCGGGAATACCCTTGCCAAAATTTTAGCAGAGTCTGGGCATCAAGTGTTTGGTACTTATTTTAAAAATGAGGTAGAGGAGGATATCCCGAACCTCTCATTCAGTTCATTAAATGTCATGGATGAAGATTTAAACCTAGACTTTTTACCAGAAAAGCTAGATGGGATTGCCTATTGCCCAGGCAGTATCAACCTAAAGCCATTTTCCAGAATCAAACCAGAAGAGTTTATTCAAGACTATGAATTACAAGTGGTTGGAGCGATTAAGGTTTTACAGGCAGTTTCATCTCGTCTTAAGGCTTCAGAAAATTCTTCTGTGGTTTTATTTTCTACCGTTGCTGTACAAAAAGGATTTAATTTTCATACCCAAGTGGCAGCCTCCAAAGGAGCACTTGAAGGATTGACCCGATCTCTTGCATCAGAATGGGCACCAAGCATCCGGGTGAATGCGATCGCCCCTTCCATAACGGATACACCATTAGCTCAAAAATTATTGAGTTCAGAGGAGAAAAAATCAGCGAATGCACAACGCCATCCGTTAAAGAAAATAGGTAGTACCCAAGATATTGCAGAAATGGCCAATTTTCTTTTGACAGAAAAATCCTCCTGGATCACAGGACAGGTTTTCCATGTGGATGGAGGAATGGCAGGAATTAACTAA
- a CDS encoding sulfatase — MKFSKVTFALFLSLFFLNSSFAQKKPNIVFIMADDLGGRDLPVYGNRFNEAPHISKLASQGMVFSNAYAAPVCSPTRASIQSGQYPARVGIFDFIPGHWRPYEKVTVPHHEVQHLPNQIITIGEAMQSAGYKTGYFGKWHLGNNPEHLPQNRGYDQAHTYVGGGFYNPRFTPEYPSNEQKRLSEVLTDMGINFLEENQNEPFFLFISHYDVHVQLDADKELISKYLNKENDPNYSNNAVYAAMIEHVDLSVGKIMETLEKLGLAEETLFIFYSDNGGVNNRFDHIPLLAGGSLEVYPEGHPLRYIATTNIPLRAGKGTVYEGGVRVPLIVRWPEKIKAGIKTEALVSSVDFYPTFVELGNGSMPENQVFDGITMLPILTENKIDPERELFTHYPVYHHTVPMSALRKGKWKIIENLVSGEFSLYNLEFDLSEMTDLKFSYPEKLEEMKSVLKNWQQSTKAQMPKPNPDFDPAKRYEWGKNPFAN; from the coding sequence ATGAAATTTTCAAAAGTGACTTTTGCCCTTTTTTTGAGTTTATTTTTTCTCAATTCCAGCTTTGCCCAAAAGAAACCCAACATCGTATTCATCATGGCTGATGACCTAGGTGGTCGGGATTTACCGGTTTATGGAAATCGCTTTAATGAAGCTCCCCATATTTCTAAACTTGCTTCTCAGGGCATGGTGTTTTCCAATGCCTATGCAGCTCCCGTTTGCTCCCCTACTCGAGCGAGTATTCAATCTGGACAATATCCTGCGCGAGTAGGAATTTTTGACTTTATACCCGGACATTGGAGACCCTATGAGAAGGTAACTGTTCCCCATCATGAAGTTCAGCACCTACCCAATCAAATTATAACGATTGGTGAAGCCATGCAGTCCGCTGGATACAAGACAGGGTACTTTGGGAAATGGCATTTAGGAAACAATCCAGAACATCTACCTCAAAACAGAGGCTATGATCAAGCCCATACCTATGTTGGAGGTGGCTTTTATAATCCCAGGTTTACTCCTGAATATCCATCAAATGAACAGAAGCGTTTAAGTGAAGTACTTACTGATATGGGAATAAATTTTCTCGAGGAAAATCAAAATGAGCCTTTCTTCCTTTTCATCTCTCATTACGATGTGCATGTTCAGTTAGACGCGGATAAAGAATTGATTTCTAAATACCTGAATAAAGAAAATGATCCAAACTATTCCAATAATGCAGTTTATGCAGCCATGATCGAGCATGTGGACCTGAGCGTTGGAAAGATCATGGAAACTCTTGAAAAGTTAGGATTAGCAGAAGAAACCCTCTTCATTTTTTATTCGGATAACGGTGGAGTCAATAATCGGTTCGATCACATTCCATTATTGGCAGGAGGCAGTTTGGAGGTGTATCCAGAAGGTCATCCATTAAGATATATAGCCACTACAAACATCCCTTTAAGAGCTGGAAAAGGAACGGTGTATGAAGGTGGAGTTCGAGTTCCATTAATTGTGAGATGGCCTGAAAAAATAAAAGCAGGAATCAAAACTGAAGCCTTGGTTTCCAGTGTGGACTTTTATCCAACTTTTGTAGAATTAGGGAATGGTTCCATGCCCGAAAATCAAGTTTTTGATGGAATTACAATGCTTCCTATTCTCACTGAAAATAAGATAGACCCAGAACGTGAACTTTTTACTCATTACCCGGTGTACCACCATACGGTTCCCATGTCCGCCCTTCGAAAAGGAAAGTGGAAAATCATTGAAAATTTGGTTTCAGGGGAATTCTCGCTTTACAATTTGGAGTTTGATCTAAGTGAAATGACTGATTTAAAATTCAGCTATCCAGAAAAGCTTGAGGAAATGAAATCTGTATTAAAAAATTGGCAACAAAGCACCAAGGCACAGATGCCAAAACCAAATCCTGATTTCGATCCCGCTAAGAGATATGAATGGGGTAAAAACCCGTTTGCAAATTAG
- a CDS encoding S41 family peptidase, with the protein MKKILEVLIFLCLSTLSILAQSKSKLLSKEEVLEDLDYLYKSLIEAHSQSAVTASQIQDYNFGEIVGEETGEYPSLYASVIRYKLPNSGIEVQASKGYIVRVNGSTTERGVIPDIFIKDYLLDEEDEILEGLLKRLN; encoded by the coding sequence ATGAAAAAAATACTGGAAGTACTCATTTTTTTATGTCTATCCACCCTATCCATCCTTGCCCAATCAAAATCAAAACTTCTCTCTAAAGAAGAGGTATTGGAAGATTTAGACTACCTATATAAATCTTTAATTGAAGCTCATTCTCAATCAGCGGTTACAGCATCTCAAATTCAAGACTATAATTTTGGTGAAATTGTCGGCGAGGAGACCGGCGAATACCCCTCTTTATATGCCTCAGTTATTAGGTATAAATTACCCAATTCAGGCATAGAAGTCCAAGCCTCAAAAGGTTATATTGTCCGGGTGAATGGAAGTACCACAGAGCGGGGAGTAATTCCAGATATCTTTATCAAAGACTATCTTTTAGATGAGGAGGATGAAATTTTAGAGGGCTTATTGAAACGGTTGAATTAG
- a CDS encoding DUF3500 domain-containing protein → MKKIVLVGLLIFSSIFLAFILLKDDPASKFLNSMSQDQKQKVLYSFDDETKTQWHYIPSSMFPRAGISLAELDITQKKLLHELLQSSLSETGYLKTIQIMDLENVLREMSGDSVMRDPDKFFVAFYGNPETDSLWSWSFEGHHISLNFTVLNNEQTIAPRFFGANPAVIPSGPRKGEKTLEKEEELGFQLVNSLDQEQKAIAIFQEAPINDIVTRNSIEVDPLSPEGIKFEVLNSSQKKVFLSLIDEYLSTMPEKLAMERMKNIQDEELGEIRFGWAGTTKSGEGHYYRIQGKSFLIEFDNTQTNANHIHTVWRDFNGDFGKDLIKEHYENSDHHTP, encoded by the coding sequence ATGAAAAAAATTGTTTTAGTAGGCCTGCTCATTTTTTCTTCAATTTTTCTAGCATTTATACTTTTAAAGGATGATCCTGCCAGTAAATTTTTGAATTCCATGAGCCAGGATCAAAAGCAAAAAGTGCTTTATTCTTTTGATGATGAGACAAAGACCCAATGGCATTATATTCCAAGTTCTATGTTTCCAAGAGCAGGAATTTCGTTGGCAGAATTAGATATCACACAGAAAAAGCTACTACATGAATTGCTTCAATCCTCTCTTTCCGAAACAGGGTATTTAAAAACCATACAGATTATGGATCTGGAAAATGTTTTGAGAGAAATGTCTGGGGACTCGGTAATGCGTGACCCTGATAAGTTTTTTGTGGCTTTTTATGGTAATCCAGAAACAGATAGTCTTTGGTCTTGGTCCTTTGAAGGACATCACATATCCTTAAATTTCACAGTACTCAATAATGAACAAACCATAGCTCCAAGATTTTTTGGGGCAAATCCAGCAGTCATACCTTCTGGACCAAGAAAAGGGGAAAAAACTTTAGAAAAAGAAGAAGAGCTCGGCTTTCAATTGGTCAATTCTCTCGACCAAGAGCAGAAAGCCATCGCTATTTTTCAGGAGGCCCCAATTAATGATATCGTGACCAGAAACTCAATCGAAGTTGACCCCTTATCTCCAGAAGGGATCAAATTTGAGGTGTTAAATTCCAGTCAAAAAAAGGTTTTCTTAAGTCTTATTGATGAATACCTATCCACTATGCCTGAAAAATTGGCAATGGAAAGGATGAAAAATATTCAAGATGAAGAACTAGGTGAAATCAGGTTTGGATGGGCAGGAACTACTAAATCTGGTGAGGGTCATTATTATAGAATCCAAGGAAAGTCATTCTTAATAGAATTTGACAACACACAGACCAATGCAAATCATATCCATACCGTATGGAGAGATTTTAATGGGGATTTTGGAAAAGACCTGATCAAAGAACATTATGAAAATTCAGATC
- a CDS encoding DnaJ C-terminal domain-containing protein — protein sequence MAFIDYYKTLGISKTATEKEIKAAYRKLARKYHPDLNPDNKEAEIKFKEINEANEVLSNPENRKKYDKYGKDWKHGEEFEKAQQQRRQQSQYTQHESGQGSFSGQDYSDFFESMFGGGGRTYSSHGHRTPKFKGQDYNAELHLDLKDVYTTQKQILTVNDKKIRLTIPAGVENGQQIKIKGNGGPGINGGPNGDLYIKFIINNSTSFKREGDNLYKDVDLDLYTAILGGEIIIDTFDSKVKLKISPETKNGTKAKLKGKGFPVYKKEGQFGDLIITYHIKTPTGLTEREKELFKELQKLRTHG from the coding sequence ATGGCATTTATAGATTATTATAAAACATTAGGCATTTCGAAAACTGCGACGGAAAAAGAAATTAAAGCTGCCTACCGAAAACTCGCTCGGAAATATCACCCTGATCTTAATCCAGATAATAAAGAGGCTGAAATAAAATTCAAAGAAATTAATGAGGCCAATGAGGTATTAAGCAATCCGGAAAACAGAAAGAAATACGATAAGTATGGGAAAGATTGGAAGCACGGAGAGGAATTTGAAAAAGCTCAACAGCAAAGACGGCAACAATCACAGTATACCCAGCATGAATCCGGTCAAGGAAGCTTCTCGGGTCAGGATTATTCAGATTTCTTTGAATCCATGTTTGGAGGTGGAGGAAGAACTTATTCCAGTCATGGGCATAGAACTCCAAAATTCAAAGGTCAAGATTACAATGCAGAATTGCATTTAGACCTCAAAGATGTTTATACAACCCAAAAGCAAATACTAACTGTAAATGATAAAAAAATAAGATTGACCATTCCTGCAGGAGTAGAAAATGGACAACAAATCAAAATTAAGGGAAATGGAGGGCCAGGTATCAATGGAGGGCCTAACGGGGATTTATACATCAAATTTATCATCAACAACTCCACTTCATTTAAGAGAGAGGGAGACAATTTGTATAAAGATGTTGATCTGGACCTATACACCGCCATTTTAGGAGGTGAGATCATCATTGACACATTTGACAGTAAAGTAAAACTCAAAATAAGTCCAGAAACCAAAAATGGCACCAAAGCCAAATTAAAAGGAAAAGGTTTTCCTGTATACAAAAAAGAAGGACAATTTGGAGATTTGATTATCACTTACCATATCAAAACTCCAACAGGATTAACCGAACGCGAAAAAGAATTATTCAAAGAATTACAAAAACTTAGAACTCATGGTTGA
- a CDS encoding SGNH/GDSL hydrolase family protein: MKKVLIASSLFLFTCVSYAQTPEQDSKENYLHEIKSELIVKWPENQTINLVFHGHSVPAGYFKTPDVNTLHSYPFLVLKGIKEAYPYAVVNVINTAIGGEDSHSGQKRFNKEVLPHQPHILFIDYALNDRRIGLETSKKAWEKMIVKALKKNIKVILLTPSPDLKVDLTEPGNELDLHRQLIIELAEKYQVGLVDSYDIFQKIQESCNCVMEYMSQGNHPNEKGHQLIAEEILTYF, encoded by the coding sequence ATGAAAAAAGTACTTATTGCCTCCTCTTTATTTCTTTTCACCTGTGTTTCATATGCCCAAACACCTGAACAGGATTCAAAAGAAAATTACCTGCATGAAATCAAATCAGAGTTGATTGTCAAATGGCCAGAGAATCAAACGATTAACCTGGTATTTCATGGACACAGCGTACCTGCTGGATATTTCAAAACTCCAGATGTAAATACGCTGCACTCCTACCCTTTTCTGGTTTTAAAAGGAATTAAGGAAGCTTATCCTTATGCGGTGGTCAATGTAATCAATACCGCCATTGGCGGGGAGGATTCTCACAGTGGGCAAAAGAGGTTTAACAAAGAAGTTCTCCCCCATCAACCCCACATCTTGTTCATAGATTATGCTTTAAATGATCGAAGAATCGGTTTGGAAACATCCAAAAAGGCTTGGGAAAAGATGATTGTCAAAGCTTTAAAGAAAAATATCAAAGTAATTCTTTTGACACCATCTCCTGATCTCAAAGTAGATCTTACAGAACCCGGGAATGAACTCGATTTACATCGTCAACTAATAATTGAATTGGCAGAAAAATATCAAGTGGGTTTGGTGGACAGTTATGATATATTCCAAAAAATTCAAGAATCCTGTAATTGTGTCATGGAATATATGTCTCAGGGAAATCATCCCAATGAGAAAGGCCACCAGCTTATAGCTGAAGAAATCCTGACTTACTTCTAA
- a CDS encoding FG-GAP repeat domain-containing protein, whose amino-acid sequence MKKLMFVPLIFLSLLVNAQEVEFITNSRLILGGEKEKSASISAGDIDLDGDIDVVVADGRHWPQTNKVFYNNGYGIFTVSRLLDDVYETSYATELADFDGDGDLDVAVGNDMAPNAIYLNDGKGNYTRSGTFGNDYSPTRNLKTVDIDTDGDIDILITNRGRVNEICLNNGHGEFSDRVEFGSSDDSTIDVDVADMDQDGDMDLILANRDGQQNYIYLNDGTLTFTARLPFGTGTDETRSVGVIDIDSDGYLDIITANIGEPNVIYFGDSILGYQRNIIFDPSSDESYSLDFGDLDNNGSIDIVIANSGRPNKVFLNFQNGNSWKEIPLSSGELDTYDIILKDLNNDQRLDIIESNSDELNYFYFNRLKPTPNN is encoded by the coding sequence ATGAAGAAGCTAATGTTCGTTCCTTTGATTTTCTTATCGCTACTGGTAAATGCCCAAGAAGTCGAGTTTATTACAAATTCCAGATTGATTTTGGGTGGAGAAAAGGAAAAATCAGCTTCCATAAGCGCTGGGGATATTGACCTGGATGGAGATATAGATGTGGTGGTAGCAGATGGAAGGCATTGGCCCCAAACCAATAAAGTATTTTACAATAATGGCTACGGAATCTTTACCGTGTCCCGTTTGCTAGATGATGTGTATGAAACAAGTTATGCAACTGAACTAGCAGATTTTGATGGGGATGGAGACTTGGATGTGGCTGTAGGAAACGATATGGCCCCTAATGCAATCTACCTTAATGACGGAAAAGGAAACTACACCAGGTCTGGTACTTTTGGAAATGACTATTCCCCCACTCGAAATCTAAAAACAGTGGATATAGATACCGATGGAGATATCGATATTTTAATTACCAATAGAGGTCGTGTCAATGAAATTTGTCTGAATAATGGACATGGGGAGTTTAGTGATCGAGTAGAGTTTGGATCCTCTGACGACTCCACCATCGATGTGGATGTTGCAGATATGGATCAAGATGGAGACATGGACCTGATTTTGGCAAATCGAGATGGGCAGCAAAACTACATCTACTTAAATGATGGAACTCTGACATTTACTGCCCGATTACCATTTGGGACTGGCACAGATGAAACTAGATCTGTTGGAGTGATTGACATAGACTCAGATGGTTATCTGGATATCATTACAGCCAATATTGGAGAGCCCAATGTGATCTATTTTGGAGATTCAATCTTAGGTTACCAACGAAACATCATTTTTGACCCCAGTTCAGATGAATCTTATTCTTTGGATTTTGGGGATTTAGACAATAATGGCAGCATTGATATAGTTATTGCAAATTCGGGGAGACCCAATAAGGTCTTCTTAAATTTCCAAAATGGAAATAGTTGGAAAGAGATTCCCCTCTCCAGTGGAGAATTAGACACTTACGATATCATCCTCAAAGATTTAAATAACGACCAGAGATTGGATATCATCGAGAGTAATTCCGATGAACTCAATTATTTTTATTTTAATCGATTAAAGCCCACACCCAATAATTGA
- a CDS encoding C45 family autoproteolytic acyltransferase/hydolase yields MKNYHVVLVSLYLLFFSCSPKESNQEDTSVKPKVNLEILANGNLRYLKLTGSPYQRGFEHGKLLKKDIQDVIELLYEDIRSTTGIDPKEFITLFLEQTDYLSSVEEYTPELLEEVKGISDGSGVEFETIFMHQLGDEYWFNTKDVMAHSCSSFGVNKTAKFPSITAQNMDIPEFFHGFQTVIKASESNSSKEVMYLSVPGHLGLTGMNNQSVSINCNTLMQLDYAKTGLPVTFIVRGVLSKDTQEEALDFLKQIHHASGQNYILGGPERV; encoded by the coding sequence ATGAAAAACTATCATGTAGTTCTTGTTTCTCTTTATCTATTATTTTTCTCTTGTTCACCAAAAGAATCAAATCAAGAAGACACATCGGTAAAGCCAAAAGTAAACCTAGAAATTCTTGCTAATGGGAACCTCAGATATTTAAAACTAACTGGATCCCCCTATCAAAGAGGTTTTGAGCATGGGAAATTGTTAAAAAAAGATATCCAAGATGTCATCGAGTTGCTTTATGAGGATATACGATCTACTACTGGAATAGATCCTAAAGAATTTATCACGCTCTTTTTAGAGCAGACTGACTATCTATCTTCTGTTGAGGAATACACTCCCGAATTATTAGAAGAAGTAAAAGGAATCAGCGATGGATCAGGGGTAGAATTTGAAACGATTTTTATGCATCAACTAGGTGATGAATATTGGTTCAATACCAAAGACGTAATGGCACATAGTTGCAGTTCTTTCGGTGTCAATAAAACTGCTAAGTTTCCAAGCATTACCGCCCAAAACATGGATATTCCAGAATTTTTTCATGGTTTTCAAACAGTGATCAAAGCTTCTGAATCCAATTCGAGTAAAGAAGTCATGTACCTGTCAGTACCAGGCCATTTGGGATTGACAGGAATGAATAATCAATCTGTTTCTATCAATTGCAATACCTTGATGCAATTGGATTATGCCAAAACGGGCTTGCCGGTAACCTTTATTGTAAGAGGAGTTTTAAGTAAGGATACGCAAGAGGAGGCGTTGGATTTTTTGAAGCAGATTCATCATGCATCAGGTCAAAATTACATTTTGGGAGGCCCAGAAAGAGTTTAG
- a CDS encoding chaperone modulator CbpM, translating into MVETHLIAIKTICLNYGIDNSFVEELNEFGLIHIEFIQNDKFIHQDQISDLEKMIRLRNELNLNLEGIDVVFNLLQKEKELKEELTILKNRLKLYE; encoded by the coding sequence ATGGTTGAGACTCACTTAATAGCTATCAAAACCATTTGCTTAAACTATGGTATTGATAATTCCTTTGTAGAAGAGCTAAATGAATTTGGATTGATCCATATTGAATTCATTCAAAATGACAAATTTATACACCAAGATCAAATCTCAGATCTCGAAAAAATGATTCGGCTGCGAAACGAGTTAAATCTTAATTTGGAGGGCATAGACGTAGTTTTTAATCTTTTACAAAAAGAAAAAGAACTAAAAGAGGAGTTAACCATTCTCAAAAACCGGTTAAAATTGTATGAATAG
- a CDS encoding Lacal_2735 family protein, whose product MFGIFKKKSKIDLLKEKYQKLQHESYKLSTVNRTESDKKLAEAEEVYEEIKALEKEEK is encoded by the coding sequence ATGTTCGGAATATTCAAAAAGAAGTCTAAAATCGACTTGCTAAAAGAAAAGTATCAAAAACTTCAACACGAATCTTATAAACTTTCTACCGTAAATAGAACTGAAAGTGATAAAAAACTAGCGGAGGCAGAAGAGGTGTACGAAGAGATTAAAGCATTGGAAAAGGAAGAGAAATAG
- a CDS encoding SDR family oxidoreductase — protein MKILLAGASGYIGKRILPILLEKGHQVICCVRDKNRFNPPEENNHLIDVIEVDFLDRDSLHTIPQDIEGAYYLLHSMAASSDYEEMEMKCAKNFKDVINRTEAKHVIYLSGIINDSELSKHLKSRKAVEEELAKGTYHFTTLRAGIIIGSGSASFEIIRDLVEKLPVMITPKWLKTKCQPIAISDVIKFLVGALFKEELYDQSFDIGGPDILTYKEMLLGFAEARGLERKIFIVPVMTPKISSYWLYFVTSTSYNLATALVSSMKIEVICRESNINEILQITPIDYKTALKRTLYKIDEHEILSSWKDSWSSGVINKKLALRRNVPTFGCFKDVRSKKVENIQKAKDKIWNIGGENGWYYGNWLWEIRGFLDQLYGGVGLRRGRSHPSNLSPGDALDFWRVLYADKDEGKLLLFAEMKLPGEAWLEFSFKDHVLTQTATFRPWGLSGRLYWYAVFPFHGFIFQGMINKITENLDSPK, from the coding sequence ATGAAAATATTACTGGCAGGCGCCTCTGGATATATTGGAAAAAGAATCCTCCCTATTTTATTGGAAAAAGGGCATCAGGTGATCTGCTGCGTGCGAGACAAAAATCGTTTTAACCCACCGGAAGAAAACAACCATCTTATTGATGTAATAGAAGTGGATTTTCTTGATCGAGATTCACTTCATACTATCCCACAAGACATTGAAGGGGCGTATTATTTATTGCATTCTATGGCAGCATCCTCTGATTATGAGGAGATGGAAATGAAGTGCGCCAAAAATTTTAAAGATGTAATCAATCGCACCGAAGCCAAACATGTAATTTATCTCAGCGGAATCATCAATGATTCGGAGTTATCAAAACATTTAAAATCCAGAAAGGCAGTTGAGGAAGAACTGGCTAAAGGCACCTATCACTTTACGACGCTTCGAGCTGGAATCATCATTGGATCGGGAAGTGCATCTTTTGAAATTATCCGGGATTTGGTAGAAAAACTTCCGGTAATGATTACTCCAAAATGGTTAAAAACAAAATGTCAGCCTATTGCTATTTCCGATGTGATCAAGTTTTTAGTAGGAGCCCTTTTCAAAGAAGAGCTCTACGATCAAAGTTTTGATATTGGAGGACCAGACATACTTACCTATAAAGAAATGCTTTTGGGCTTCGCAGAAGCAAGAGGACTAGAAAGGAAAATCTTTATTGTACCCGTGATGACGCCCAAAATCTCTTCTTATTGGCTGTATTTCGTCACTTCAACTTCCTACAATTTAGCGACGGCCTTAGTGAGTAGCATGAAAATAGAAGTGATCTGTAGAGAAAGTAACATCAATGAAATCCTACAGATCACTCCTATAGATTATAAAACAGCCTTAAAAAGAACCTTATACAAAATTGATGAACATGAAATTTTATCCAGCTGGAAGGATTCTTGGAGCAGCGGTGTCATCAATAAGAAATTGGCCCTACGGAGAAATGTCCCAACTTTTGGTTGCTTCAAAGATGTTCGATCCAAAAAAGTAGAGAACATCCAAAAAGCCAAAGATAAGATTTGGAACATCGGAGGAGAAAATGGTTGGTATTATGGCAATTGGTTATGGGAAATCAGAGGTTTTTTGGATCAATTGTATGGAGGGGTTGGACTCAGAAGAGGTCGAAGTCACCCTTCCAATTTATCACCCGGAGATGCTTTGGACTTTTGGAGGGTTTTGTATGCGGATAAAGATGAAGGGAAATTGTTACTTTTTGCAGAAATGAAACTTCCGGGGGAAGCCTGGCTAGAATTTAGTTTTAAAGATCATGTGTTAACTCAAACCGCTACCTTCCGTCCATGGGGCCTTTCAGGAAGATTATATTGGTATGCTGTTTTTCCGTTTCATGGATTCATTTTTCAGGGCATGATCAATAAAATCACCGAAAACCTTGATTCTCCAAAATAG
- a CDS encoding NAD(P)-dependent alcohol dehydrogenase, whose translation MKAIVLSKYGLPEEVLRIQEIELPQPKEKEVLVKIIATSINDYDWSMVRGKPYLYRLMYGFTKPKNKILGMELSGIIEKVGSGVSKFKVGDEVYGDISNFGFGTFAEYISVPEKELLPKPKTLSFEEVVAIPHAATLAFQALQDLGKIKTGQKVLINGGGGGVGTIGAQLAKTNDCHVTGVDSKAKLSKMRALGFDEVIDYTTTDFTQNGEQYDLILDCKSTKLPKSYLKALKKNGTYVTIGGHIKSLLSIFIWSKLKPKSLGKNLKILSLIPNKDLESITQFMLKNGFKFQIDGPYSFDKIPGMIQYFGRGLHQGKIVIKIGSE comes from the coding sequence ATGAAAGCGATTGTTTTATCAAAATATGGACTTCCTGAGGAGGTATTGAGAATACAAGAAATTGAACTTCCACAACCTAAAGAAAAAGAGGTGCTCGTTAAAATTATCGCCACTTCAATCAATGACTATGATTGGAGTATGGTGAGAGGAAAGCCCTATCTCTACCGTCTCATGTATGGGTTTACCAAACCAAAAAACAAAATTTTGGGAATGGAGCTTTCCGGAATCATAGAAAAAGTTGGATCAGGAGTTAGCAAATTTAAGGTGGGTGATGAGGTATATGGAGATATTTCAAATTTTGGCTTCGGAACTTTCGCTGAATATATCAGTGTACCGGAAAAAGAATTACTTCCAAAACCTAAGACCCTAAGTTTTGAAGAAGTGGTAGCCATCCCCCATGCTGCTACTCTTGCCTTTCAAGCATTACAGGATTTAGGAAAAATAAAGACTGGACAAAAGGTGTTAATCAATGGAGGTGGCGGTGGTGTTGGAACCATAGGTGCTCAACTTGCTAAAACCAATGACTGCCACGTTACCGGGGTAGATTCTAAAGCCAAACTAAGCAAAATGAGGGCGCTGGGGTTTGATGAGGTAATTGATTATACCACCACCGATTTTACCCAAAATGGCGAACAGTACGATTTGATTTTGGATTGTAAATCCACCAAATTACCCAAAAGCTATTTGAAGGCATTAAAGAAGAATGGAACCTATGTCACAATTGGTGGTCATATTAAAAGCCTCTTGAGTATTTTTATATGGAGTAAACTAAAGCCAAAAAGTTTAGGAAAAAATCTCAAGATTCTGAGTTTGATCCCAAATAAAGACTTAGAAAGTATTACTCAATTTATGCTCAAAAATGGGTTTAAATTTCAAATTGATGGACCTTACTCTTTTGACAAAATTCCGGGAATGATCCAATATTTTGGAAGAGGTCTTCATCAAGGGAAAATTGTAATCAAAATAGGAAGCGAATGA